AGACGACCCTGATCTATCGCGGGCCGAACATCCTGCGGGGCTTCGACGACGACGTACGCGCCCATCTGGCCGGAGAGATCGAGAAGCGCGGCATCAAGGTCGTCCTCGGCTGCCAGCACAAGGAAATCCGCAAGACCGACAGCGGTCTCGTGAACGTGCTGGAGAACGGCATGGAGCTGGAGACCGACGTCGTCATGTTCGCGACCGGCCGCGTCCCGCACGTGAAGTCCCTGGGGCTGGAGACGGCGGGCGTCGCCCTGAACGACAAGGGCGCGATCCAGGTCGACACGCTGTCGAAGACCACGGCCGACAACATCTGGGCCATCGGCGACGTGACCGACCGGATGAACCTGACCCCCGTCGCGATCCGCGAGGCGGTCGCCTTCCACGAGACCGTCTACAAGGGCAACCCCCAGCATTTCGACTATGAGGCGGTGGCGACCGCTGTGTTCAGCCAGCCGCCGGTCGGCACCGTCGGGCTCAGCGAAAGCGAGGCGAGGCGGACCTGTTCCGGCGCGGTCGATATCTATTCGACGAAGTTCCGGCCGATGAAATACGCCTTCACCGGATCGGACGAGCGGGTGCTGATGAAGCTGGTGGTGGATGCGTCCAACGACCGCGTCGTGGGCGTCCACATCGTCGGACCGGAAGCGCCGGAGATGATCCAGCTGGCCGCCATCGCCGTGAAGGCCGGACTGACCAAGGCCCAGTGGGACGCCACCTGCGCCGTCCACCCGACCATGGCCGAGGAACTGGTGACGCTGAAGGTGAAGCAGAACCAGGAAACTTCGGCGGGCTAGTTTGTTGTTTCGCAACCGCGAGAGGCCTATTCTACGGCCATGACCATGCGCTGGACCCCTGAATCCTGGAGAAACAAGCCCGTCGTGCACATGCCGACGGACTATCCGGACGTGCGCGAGCTTCAGCGCGTCGAGGACGAATTGCGGGCCCTGCCGCCGCTGGTCTTCGCCGGAGAAGCCCGGACGCTGACAGCCAAGCTGGCCGACGTGGAGGCGGGCAAGGCCTTCCTGCTGCAGGGCGGCGACTGCGCCGAGAGCTTCAAGGAGTTCTCGACCGACAACATCCGCGACACCTTCCGCCTGCTGCTGCAGATGGCGGTGGTCCTGACCTTCGCGGGTCGCAAGCCCGTGGTGAAGGTCGGCCGGATCGCCGGCCAGTTCGCCAAGCCGCGCAGTTCGCCCATCGAGGAGATCGATGGCGTGACCCTGCCGTCCTATCGCGGCGACAACATCAACGGCTCGGCCTTCACGCCCGAAGAGCGGGTGCCCGATCCCCAGCGGTTGCTGAAGGCCTACAACCAGTCGGCCTCGACTCTGAACCTGCTGCGCGCCTTCGCGGGCGGCGGCTATGCCGACCTGTACAACATCCATCGCTGGACCCAGGGCTTCGCCGACCACGGCATCGGAGCCCAGTATCGCGAACTGGCCGACAAGATCGCCGAGGCCCTGGCCTTCATGGAGGCGGTCGGCGTTACGCCCGAGACACACCCCGACCTGAGCCGCGTCGAGGTCTTCACCTCGCACGAGGCCCTCCTGCTGAACGTCGAGAGCGCCCTGACGCGGCTGGATGGCGGCACGGGCGAGTGGTTCGATACCTCGGCGCACATGCTGTGGATCGGCGAACGGACCCGCCAGCTGGACGGGGCCCACGTCGAGTTCATGCGCGGCATCCGGAACCCGATCGGCGTGAAGTGCGGCCCGACCATGGAGGCCGACGACCTGCTGCCCCTGATCGACGCGCTGAATCCCGACAATATCTCGGGTCGCCTGACCCTGATCGGACGCTTCGGTCACGACAAGGTCGGCAAGCGGCTGCCCGGCCTGATGCGGGCGGTGAAGGCGGCGGGCAAGAAGGTGATCTGGTCGATCGACCCGATGCACGGCAACACCCTGATGGCCGCCAGTGGCTACAAGACCCGGCCGTTCGACCGGATCCTGGGCGAGGTGAAGGGCTTCATCGACGTGGCCGAATCGGAAGGCGTCCATCCCGGCGGCGTCCACCTGGAGATGACCGGCCAGAACGTCACCGAGTGCATCGGCGGGGCCCAGGCCGTGTCCGAGGACGACCTGTCCAGCCGCTATCATACCCATTGCGATCCGCGCCTGAACGCCGACCAGGCGCTGGAGCTGGCCTTCCTGGTGGCCGAGCGGCTCAAGAGCGGACGGCTGAATCAGTCGCGCGCGGCGTGACCGAGGCCGCGATCGGGCGGCCGGCCGGCGACGACCGGGGCGGCCGCACGGCCTTCCAGGGCGCGCCTGGCGCCTTCAGCCACGAGGCCTGCGTCGAGCTGCGTCCCTGGGATGAACACGTCCCGTTCGAGACGTTCGAGGACGCCATCGCCGCGGTGAAGTCGGGGGCCTGCGACTGCGCGCTGATCCCGGTCGAGAACTCCACCATCGGCGATGTCGAACCGGCCGCGACCCTGGTCAGGACCTCCGGCCTCGCCGTCGTGGGCGAGGCCTGGCGGCCCATCCGCATGGCCCTGATGGCGCTCGACGGCGTCGAGCTCGACGAGCTGCGGACCGTGGCCAGCCACCCGATCGCCCTGGCCCAGTGCTCCGGCAAGCTGACCGCGCTCAACCTGACGATGGTCGAGGCGTTCGACACGGCCGGGGCTGCCCGCGACGTGTCCGAGGCGGGGGACCGCACGCGCGCTGCCCTGGCACCGGTCGCTGCGGCGGAGGTCTACGGACTGTCGATCCTGCGTCTCGATCTTCAGGATTCCGCCGATAACCGCACGCGATTTGTTCTCCTGGCCCGCGAGGCGGGTTGACGGCGCACGATCGTTGCGTGTCATAAGGGGGTACGGATCGCCACCGATCCGATGAACCGGACCGACCCATGTCCCCGCTGCGCGCCTCGCTTTCGACCCTCTCGCTTCGTTCGCGCGCGGCTGCCCTCTATTTCGGCTATCGCTTTTACGGCTTTCGATACGCCGGCTGAGGCCTCGAGCGGCACCCGCTCCTGACAGCCTCGCCGGCGACCGCCCCGACCCGGGGCGGCGGCGCACCCACGCACCCCTCATCGAAATGCACACCGTGAAAGCCCTGATCCCATGCCGAAAACCAACCTCCAGCCCGTCTGGCCCGACATGACCCCGCAAGACCTGTCCCCCGAGCAGATGGCGCTGGCCGCGCTGCGCGCCGAGATCGACAGCGTCGACGACCAGCTTCTTGCCCTGTTCCAGCGCCGTCTGGACATCGCCGCCAGGGTCGGTCTCGCCAAGGACGCGCCGCACGGCCCCCACACCAAGCTGCGGCCCGACCGCGAGCAGACCGTCCTCAGCCGGATGCTGGCCAGGGCCGAGCCCGGCTATGCCGATGCGGTCGAAGGTCTGTGGCGCGAGATCGTGGGCTGGGGTCTGGCGCGCCAGGGCCAGCTGCAGGTCCAGGTCTGGGCCCCGACCGATCCGACACGGGCCTTCGACGGGGCCCGGCACCGCTTCGGTGCGGCGGCCGCCATCCGCATGGTGCGGGACCCGCAGGCCGCCCTGGCCTTCGCCGCTGAGGGCAGGGGCGTGGCCGTGCTGGCGATCAACACCGACGATCCCTGGTGGCTGGGCCTGCGCCGCGACTGGTCCTCGCTGAGCGTGTTCGACGGGTTCGGCCAGACCGGCGGTCAGCCGACGTCCCTGGCGGTCGGCAAGATCGATCCGGCTGCTCTGCCCAGGGGGCGCAGCGTGATCGTCACGGCCGGGGGCGATGCCGGTGACGGCGGCGGCGCGCGCCGCTGGGGTCTGAACACCCACCACGGCTGGACCCTGGCCCTGACCGACGCCGCGCTGACGCCCGGCGACGCCGAGGGCTGCGTCGGGGCGATCGGCTAGGTCAGACGGCGGGTGGTCCGGGCGGGGCGACCCCGGGGGGCAGGGGGGCGGGGGCCGGCTGGCCCGCATCGCCCGGCAGGGCCTTGATGTAGCGATAGACCGCGCGCTTGTCGGCCTCGGACATGGCCTTGACGCTGGGCCAGGGCATGGGCGGAAGGCTCGAGCCCGTGGCCAGCTTTTCGACCCACTCGTCCTCGGTCATACCGGCGACCGTCAGGCGAAGGTTCTTGCCGTAGCTGGTGCCCCACGGGCCGGTGTGCCCCTCGGTGCTGCCCTTGAGCCACTCGCTTTCGGGTGGTTCGGTCCCGCCCGTGCGGGCATAGGCCGGGGTGTGGCAGTCGTTGCAGCCGCCGACCAGAACGATGTAGCGCCCGGCTTCGATGTCCGTGGCGGCGACGACATGTGGACCGCTGACGGCCTGGGCCGAGCTCTCGGCCTCCGCCGTCGGCTGGCAGGCGGTGAGCAGGGCTGCGACCGATGCCGCAGCGATGGTTGCGATGGCACGCGACATTTCAGATCCCCTTGTTCTCCGAACGCGACGGAACATCAGAGGTCGGGGTGCGTCAAGCCGCCACAGGCGTCACACGGCCAGATTGTCGATCAGGCGTGTCTTTCCCACCCAGGCCGCCGCCAGAATGCGCGCCGGTGCCTCGACGACACCGTTCGGGAACGGGGCCAGATTGTCCGCCTGGCGCACGGCGACATAGTCCACCCGCTCGAAGCCGGCCTTGAGCAGGTCCGAGTAGGCGTCGCGCTCGACGGCGGCCAGGGGACGTCGGTCGGCAGCCTTGATGGCGGCCTCGGCGAGGACGCCGTTAAGGCAGCGGGCGACGTCGAGTTCGGGCTCCGACAGGTAGGCGTTGCGCGACGACAGGGCGAGGCCATGGCCATCCCGCATCGTGGGTGCGCCGACGATCGCGGTCGGAATGTCCAGGTCGCGGGCCATGCGGCGCACGACCATCAGTTGCTGGTAGTCCTTCTCGCCGAACACGGCGACGTCGGCCTGGACCTGGTTCAGCAGCTTGGCGACCACCACGGCCACGCCGCCGAAGAAGTGGGGACGAAAGTCCGTCTCCAGCCCCTGCGACGGTCCTCCGACCGCGACGGAGGTGACGAAGCCGTCCGGATACATTTCGCCCACCGTCGGGGCGAACAGCAGGTCGCATCCGGCGCCGGCCAGAAGGGCGGCGTCCTCGGCCTCGCGCCGGGGATAGGTGCCCAGATCCTCGTGGGCGGCGAACTGGGTCGGGTTAACGAAGACGCTGGCAACGACCTTGTCCGCCCGCTGTCCGGCTTCGCGCACGAGGGTCAGGTGACCCTCGTGCAGGGCTCCCATGGTCGGCACGAAAGACACGGTGAACCCTTGGCGCCGCCAGTCGCGAACGGCGGTACGCAACGCATCCACGCTTCGCGCGATGGGCATGGAGGGAGAGTTTTCGCTCATGCTTACCGGATTAACCCTTCGACTTAAGCGTGTTCATGCACCGGACGGCAAATGGTGCCGGGCTACAGGTCGGCTTATGACGCCCAGCAGAATGCTTCGTCCAGTGCTCGTCGGTCTCGCCGGCCTCGCGACCGCGTCGTGCGGCATGGTCGAGGGCGACCCGAACCGGTTCGAGTCCATGGCCCAGGCCGTGGCCAGCGTACCGCTGGATGGGTCCAGCCGGCCCTCGCGGAAGGCGTCCGAAGGCTCGATCCGCCCGGCCGTCGTCGATGCCGCCGCGATCGCCAACCCCGGTGCGCTCAAGGTCGAGGTCATGGACCCCCATGCCCTGTGGGACGCCCGGGACCTGGGCTTGCGCGGGGCCGTGGAACAGGCGGCACCGGCGATGGTCGAGGCCGCCGCACCGGTCGTGACACAGGCGGTGCTGCAGCAGGTGTCGGACCGTCTGCCGACGATGCGCCCGACGCGTGCCGTGGAAGAAGAATCTGTGAGGATGTCGACGGCCGGCCCGAGCGAGACCCTGCAACTTGGGGCGTTCTCCAGCCCCTCGGCGGCCCGGGCCGCCTGGTCGCGCATCCGCGCGGCCGGCGCGTCGGTCGCCGATCTGACGCCCGCGTTCGAGACCGTCGACGTCGATGGTCGCACCCTGACCCGGCTGAAGGTCACCACCTCCGGCGAGGCGGCCCGTGCCGTCTGTCGCGCCGCCGACGCGGCCGATCTGGGGTGTCTGCGCCGGGGCTGAGCCGCGTCGCCGGCTATCTTCCCACAGCTGTCGCTTAACCTTTCGTTGACGGATGGGGCGGCGGGCCCGATTCTGGTGGGCCATGACGACCGGCCAGTGAGTCGGTGGTCGCCAACACCGGATCATCGGATCATGACGCAGCCCTCCCAGCACCAGGCTCAGGTCATCGTCGTCGGCAACGAAAAGGGCGGGGCGGGCAAGTCCACCCTGGCGATCCACATCGCCTGCGGCCTGATGCACGCGGGCCGGAAGGTCGCGATCCTGGACCTGGATCTGCGGCAGCGGTCGATGGCCCATTTCTTCTCGCACCGGGCGGCCTGGACGGCCGCCAACGGCGTCACCCTGCCCATGCCGGTGCAGCCGGACCTGGGCGACGGCAAGGCCCTGGCACGGGCCGAGGAGGCCGAGCAACTGGCGCGGTTCGAGGCGGCTTTCAGCGAGGCGGTGGTGTCCGGGGCCGAGGTCATCCTGATCGATACGCCGGGAGGGGACACCGCGCTGTCGCGCGCCGCCCATGCCCGTGCCGACCAGATCGTGACGCCGATGAACGACAGCTTCGTCGATTTCGACATGCTGGGCACCGTCGATCCCGTGACCCTCGACCTGCTCAAGCCCTCGACCTATTCCGAGAGCGTGTGGGAGGCCAGAAAGCACCGCGCGATCAAGGAGGGCCGCCATGCCGCCATCGACTGGATCGTCGTGGTCAACCGCATGGCCGTGGCCGAGGCGCGCAACCGCCGTCGTCTGGAAGAGCGGATGCTGAAGCTGGCCAAGCGCGTCGGTTTCCGCGTCGGGCCGGGGCTGCGCGACCGGGTCATCTATCGCGAGCTGTTCCCCTTCGGCCTGACCGTGGCGGACCTGTCCAACGAGGTGCGGCCTGTGGCGGTGTCGCTGGCCCACGTCGCGGCGCGCCAGGAGATGCGTAACCTGATGCAGGCCCTGGGCCTGGACGACGTCAGCCTGCCGGCGCTCGAAGCCGCTTGATCGGACAGTTCGCATGAGCCTGATCTGGCTCGTGCTGGCGGGCATCGTCGTGTGGGCGCTGATCCGACTGGGTCGCCAGACGGAAGGACCGCGCAGAGGTCACTGGCGGGTCGCGGCGACGCTCGTGTCGGCCGCCCTGCTGGTCGGCGGCGTCCTGGCGCTGACCAAGGGCGCATGGGTCAGCGGTGCCGGCCTGGTCGGGGCGGCGCTTTGGCTGGTGGTGGCCTCGCGGATGCGGACGGCGGCGGTCAAGCGCGAGGCGATCGGCGATGCCGAGGCGCGGTCGATCCTGGGGGTCGGGACCGGGGCCTCGCCCGAACAGGTCAATGCCGCCTGGCGTCGATTGATGGGGCGGGCCCACCCCGATCAGGGCGGCACCGAGGGGCTGGCGGCGAAGCTGAACGCCGCGCGGGACCGGTTGCTGAAGAAGTAGCCCTCTCCCCTTGCGGGTGAGGGGTGACATCGCTCTCGACGGTTGGCACCGCCTGACCCCTCACCCTTTCGCGCAAGTCCACTCGCTTCGCTCGCGGGCGCTCAAGCCCTCTCCCGCAAGGGGAGAGGGGCCCCCCTTTGCCTTCCGTCCCGACCGCCCCTAAACCACCCCCATGCCGAAGCTGACCTCCGCCGTCGATCCTGCCAGCGCCGCCTTCAAGGCGCTGCACGCCCACAACACTGCCCTGAACGCCGAGCTGCGCGCTCGGGTGGAGAAGGCGGGCCGGGGCGGCTCCGACGCCAGCCGGGACCGGCACGTCGCACGCGGCAAGCTGCTGCCGCGGGACCGCGTCGAGCGGCTGCTGGACCCCGGCTCGCCCTTCCTCGAAGTCGGGCAGCTGGCCGCCAACGGCATGTATGGCGACGAGGCTCCCGGAGCCGGGATGATCTGCGGCGTCGGGCGGGTGTCGGGTCGCGAGGTCATGATCGTGGCCAACGATCCGACGGTGAAGGGCGGCGCCTATTTCCCGATGACGGTGAAGAAGCACCTGCGGGCCCAGGAGATCGCCGAGCAGAACCACCTGCCGTGCGTCTATCTGGTCGACTCGGGCGGGGCGAACCTGCCGCACCAGGCCGAGGTGTTTCCCGACCGCGACCATTTCGGCCGTATCTTCTTCAACCAGGCCCGGATGTCGGCCAAGGGCATCCCCCAGATCGCCTGCGTCATGGGATCGTGCACGGCCGGCGGGGCCTATGTGCCGGCCATGTCGGACGAGACGGTGATCGTGCGCAACCAGGGCACCATCTTCCTTGCCGGCCCGCCGCTGGTGAAGGCCGCGACGGGCGAGGTCATCTCGGCCGAGGAACTGGGCGGGGCGGAGACGCACGGCCGCAAGTCCGGCGTGGTCGACTATGTCGCCGAGAACGACGAGCACGCTCTGGAGATCGTGCGGGGCATCGTCGGCCATCTGAACACCGTCAAACGGGTCGATCTGGATGTGCGCGAGCCCCGGGCCCCGGCGTTCGATGCCGAGGAGCTGTATGGTCTGATCCCCGATGACGTGCGGGCGCCCTACGACGTGCGCGAGGTCATCGCGCGGGTGGTCGACGGGTCGGAGTTCGAGGAGTTCAAGGCGCTGTACGGCACCACCCTGGTCTGCGGCTTCGCCCGCATCTGGGGCTATCCGGTCGCCATCCTGGCCAACAACGGCGTGCTGTTCTCGGAGAGCGCGCTGAAGGGGGCGCACTTCATCGAACTGGCCTGCAAGCGGAAGATCCCGCTGGTCTTCCTGCAGAACATCAGTGGCTTCATGGTCGGCGGAAAATACGAGGCGGGCGGGATCGCCAAGGACGGGGCCAAGCTGGTGACGGCGGTCGCCTCGGCCAATGTGCCCAAGTTCACGGTCCTGATCGGCGGCAGCTTCGGGGCCGGCAACTACGGCATGTGCGGCCGGGCCTATTCGCCGCGCTTCCTGTTCACCTGGCCCAACAGCCGGATCAGCGTGATGGGCGGCGAACAGGCGGCGGCGGTGCTGGCTACCGTCCACCGCGACGCCGACAGCTGGACCCCGGAGCAGGCCGAGGCCTTCAAGGCTCCGGTGCGCCAGAAATATGAGGACGAGGGCAATCCCTACTATGCCACGGCCCGGCTGTGGGACGACGGGATCATCGATCCGGCGCAGACGCGGGATATGCTGGGGCTGGCGATCAGCGCCAGTCTGAACGCGCCGGTCGAGGACACGACCTTCGGCATCTTCCGGATGTGATCAGGCGGGCGGAGATCTCAGGATCTTCGCCATCGCCTTGCCCTTGCTGACCTCGTCGACCAGTTTGTCCATGTGGCGCACCTCGCGCATGAACGGGTCCTCGATCGCCTCGACCCGGTGGCCGCAGATCGTCCCGGTGATCAGGAAGCGGTTCGGGTTCATCGTGGGGGCCTCGGCGAAGAAGGTCTCGAAGTCCGTTCCGGCCGTCAGCAGGGCCTCCAGCTGGTCCTGGGAATAGCCCGTCAGCCAGCGGATGACCTCGTCCACCTCCGCCCGCGTGCGGCCCTTGCGTTCGGCCTTGTTCACATAGTGGACGTGGACGCTGGACACGCTCATGCGGCGGACGCGATCCGTCGTGTTGGTCGCCATGGCGTCGTCTCCATGTTCCGTTCGGCCCCAGACGCGTTATAGGGCGACAGCCGCAGGAGACCACCATGGCCGACCCCACCGAAAACGACCTGAATGCCCTGGACATCACCGATGCCGAGGCGCTGGAAATGAATGCGATCTCGCACCCGCTGGTGCCCGATCCGGCCCCGGACGCGAACGATGACCTGGTGCAGGTCGACGGCACGGCCGACGGGGTGGTGTTCGTCACCATCAACCGGCCGCACAAGAAGAACGCCTTCGACGCCGCGACCATCGCCGCCCTGCACGAGACCTTCGAGACGCTGGGCGGGGCCGACAATGTGCGGGTGGTCTTCATCCGGGGCGCGGGCGGGACCTTCAGCGCGGGCGCGGACCTGGGCTGGATGCGGGACGCCGCCGGCTGGTCCGAGAGCGACAATCGCGACGACGCCATGATGCTGGCCAAGATGCTGAAGGCGCTGCACGACATTCCGGCCCTGACGGTCGCCCTGGTCGAGGGCGCGGCGATGGGCGGCGGGGCGGGCATCGTCTGCGCCTGCGACATGGCGGTGGCGGTCGAGGGGACGCGGTTCGCGTTCTCCGAGGTCAAGCTGGGCCTGATCCCGGCGACGATCGCGCCCTATGTGATCGAGGCGGTCGGCGCGCGCCGGGCCAAGCAGCTGTTCCTGACGGCCAACATCTTCGACGCCGACTATGCCGCCCACGCCGGGATCATCGACATGGTCCTGCCCGAGGGGTCGATGGACGAGTTCGTGTCGATGCTGACCGACAGCCTGACCCAGAACGCGCCCGGCGCGATGGGCGAGGCCAAGCGGCTGGTCAACGATCTGGCCGGCGAGTCGATCGACCGCGGCCTGATGGAGGACACCGCCAGGCGCATCGCCAAGGCGCGGGTGTCGAAAGAGGGTCAGGAGGGCGTGCTGGCCTTCCTCGAAAAGCGCAGCCCGAGCTGGGCGGAGTAGAACCGCACGTCTCCTCCGCGTCGCGGAGCGATGGGGAGGTGGCAGCGAGCCCTAGCGAGCTGACGGAGGGGGCGACCGGGTCGCGCCGGTCGAGCGCCCGCCAGCACTCGCTTCGGGCACCGTCTCGCCCCCTCCGTCACGGCGCGAAGCCGCGCCGCGCCTTGAGGATCGGCTCGTATACGAGCCGACCGCAAGCCCCATGCTGCGCACGGGGAGGAGACAATCGCCGTGTGCCCCTCTAAACCGGGCGCATGTTCACATCCGTCCTGGTCGCCAATCGTGGCGAGATCGCCTGCCGCGTTTTCCGCACCGCCAAGCGGATGGGGATCCGCACCATCGCCGTCTATTCGGAGGCCGACGCCAAGGCCCTGCATGTGCGGGAGGCCGATGAGGCGGTGCTGATCGGGCCGGCCCCGGCGCGCGAATCGTACCTCGATGCGGCCAGGGTGCTGGCGGCGGCCAAGGCGACGGGGGCGGAGGCGATTCACCCCGGCTATGGCTTCCTGAGCGAGAACGCCGAGTTCGCCGAGGCCGTGATGGCGGCCGGGATCGTCTGGATCGGCGCGCCGCCGGCGGCGATCCGGGCCATGGGGCTGAAGGACGCGGCGAAAAAGCTGATGGTCGAGGCGGGGGTGCCCGTCACGCCCGGCTATATGGGCGAGGACCAGTCGCCCGAACGCCTGAAGGCGGAGGCCGACGCGATCGGCTATCCGGTGCTGATCAAGGCCGTGGCGGGCGGCGGCGGCAAGGGGATGCGGCGGGTCGATGCGGCCGAGGCCTTCCTGGATGCGCTGGGCTCCTGCCGGCGCGAGGCGGCGTCCAGCTTCGGTGACGACCGGGTCCTGATCGAGAAATACATCCTGTCGCCGCGCCACATCGAGGTTCAGGTGTTCGGCGACGCCCACGGCGAGGTCGTGCACCTGTTCGAGCGCGACTGCTCGCTGCAGCGGCGGCACCAGAAGGTAATCGAGGAGGCCCCGGCCCCCGGGATGGACGAAGCGACCCGGGCGGCGGTGACGGCGGCGGCGGTCAAGGCGGCCAAGGCCGTAAACTATGTCGGGGCGGGGACCATCGAGTTCATCGCCGACGGGACCGAGGGGCTGCGGGCCGACCGCATCTGGTTCATGGAGATGAACACCCGGCTGCAGGTCGAACACCCGGTGACCGAGGCCATCACCGGCGTCGATCTGGTCGAATGGCAGTTCCGGGCGGCGGCGGGCGAGCCCGTGCCGCTGAGGCAGGACCAGCTGGCGATCCACGGCTGGGCCATGGAGGCGCGGCTGTATGCCGAGGATCCTGCGAACGGCTTCCTGCCGAGCATCGGCAAGCTGGAGCATTTCGTGCTGCCGGACGGGGTGCGGATCGACACGGGCGTGGAGCAGGGCGGCGAGGTCAGCCAGTTCTACGACCCGATGATCGCCAAGCTG
This DNA window, taken from Brevundimonas subvibrioides ATCC 15264, encodes the following:
- a CDS encoding enoyl-CoA hydratase-related protein; translation: MADPTENDLNALDITDAEALEMNAISHPLVPDPAPDANDDLVQVDGTADGVVFVTINRPHKKNAFDAATIAALHETFETLGGADNVRVVFIRGAGGTFSAGADLGWMRDAAGWSESDNRDDAMMLAKMLKALHDIPALTVALVEGAAMGGGAGIVCACDMAVAVEGTRFAFSEVKLGLIPATIAPYVIEAVGARRAKQLFLTANIFDADYAAHAGIIDMVLPEGSMDEFVSMLTDSLTQNAPGAMGEAKRLVNDLAGESIDRGLMEDTARRIAKARVSKEGQEGVLAFLEKRSPSWAE
- a CDS encoding acetyl/propionyl/methylcrotonyl-CoA carboxylase subunit alpha is translated as MFTSVLVANRGEIACRVFRTAKRMGIRTIAVYSEADAKALHVREADEAVLIGPAPARESYLDAARVLAAAKATGAEAIHPGYGFLSENAEFAEAVMAAGIVWIGAPPAAIRAMGLKDAAKKLMVEAGVPVTPGYMGEDQSPERLKAEADAIGYPVLIKAVAGGGGKGMRRVDAAEAFLDALGSCRREAASSFGDDRVLIEKYILSPRHIEVQVFGDAHGEVVHLFERDCSLQRRHQKVIEEAPAPGMDEATRAAVTAAAVKAAKAVNYVGAGTIEFIADGTEGLRADRIWFMEMNTRLQVEHPVTEAITGVDLVEWQFRAAAGEPVPLRQDQLAIHGWAMEARLYAEDPANGFLPSIGKLEHFVLPDGVRIDTGVEQGGEVSQFYDPMIAKLIVHAETREEAAAGLAEACGSVEVWPVRTNAGFLVRCLEHPRFVAGDVDTGFIGAEEGALTAVGEPPEAVIQDASDLLWRSRAVDSGDAWDTEYGSRGFRLNGAAVMQQTFFIDGIRHQAGYLNGYPVVSYGPEIDGGLVVFHGGDRYEVSRQAPRSGAAGTASDGSLRAPMPGKIVATPAKAGDVVTKGQPVIVLEAMKMEHALNAPFDGVVGEVAFAVGDQVAADAVLAVVEADV